A window of the Pseudomonas fluorescens genome harbors these coding sequences:
- a CDS encoding enoyl-CoA hydratase-related protein codes for MPEAILLHRERGLLTLRLNRPDKKNALTRAMYSQLAEALKQADRDPEINAVLITGSAECFTAGNDIADFIQQPPSDLDSPVFHFMLELLECRKPVIAAVAGAAVGIGTTLLLHCDLVYVARDARLRMPFVNLGLCPEFGSSLILPRLLGQAKASELLLLGEGFTGEQAAQWGIATEALDSGEAALAKAREMALRFDELPAEAVRISKQLMRAPDRELIRKVIEEEGALFTQRLRSPEALAALTGFIKRH; via the coding sequence ATGCCCGAAGCCATCCTGCTGCACCGCGAACGCGGTTTGCTGACCCTGCGTCTCAACCGCCCGGACAAGAAAAACGCCCTGACCCGCGCCATGTACAGCCAGTTGGCCGAGGCGCTGAAACAGGCCGATCGCGACCCGGAAATCAACGCCGTGCTGATCACCGGCAGCGCCGAGTGCTTCACCGCCGGCAACGACATCGCCGACTTCATCCAGCAACCGCCGAGCGACCTCGACAGCCCGGTGTTTCATTTCATGCTCGAACTGCTCGAATGCCGCAAACCGGTGATCGCCGCCGTGGCCGGGGCGGCGGTGGGGATCGGCACGACGCTGTTGCTGCATTGCGATCTGGTTTATGTGGCGCGGGATGCACGGTTGCGCATGCCGTTCGTCAATCTCGGGTTGTGCCCGGAGTTCGGTTCCAGCCTGATCCTGCCGCGATTGCTCGGGCAGGCCAAAGCGTCGGAACTGTTGCTGCTGGGTGAAGGCTTCACCGGTGAACAAGCGGCGCAATGGGGGATCGCGACCGAGGCGCTGGACAGTGGCGAAGCCGCGTTAGCCAAGGCGCGGGAGATGGCGCTACGGTTTGACGAGTTGCCGGCTGAAGCGGTGCGGATAAGCAAGCAGTTGATGCGGGCGCCGGATCGAGAGTTGATTCGCAAGGTGATCGAGGAGGAGGGCGCCCTGTTTACCCAGCGGCTGAGGTCGCCGGAGGCGTTGGCGGCGTTGACGGGGTTCATCAAACGGCATTGA